A genome region from Solanum stenotomum isolate F172 unplaced genomic scaffold, ASM1918654v1 scaffold23673, whole genome shotgun sequence includes the following:
- the LOC125851270 gene encoding actin-related protein 2/3 complex subunit 2B isoform X1 encodes MACFERASPALKEILLRLYRDERAIDADHHLHEFGSVEYYIQSLVSDPDHTYLSISTPILSQAFLVSTRLSRYTIQKVKAISAEVVEIVEPPKEGYQLTIRLNFARMPHGKESIKMITDIAAVQGVILSSQLEEMLMNVNSQDVAQGMYKPIKLVYHPREPFYVIKQPQKITAVFPMRFKEKTDVIIATTFFQELMDVANTKACAKAPHCIWSPIPPPELRGEAIEDLSTNGGFVSFDISSRHIEGKRLDKTVWNLLNFYAFVKNHVKSTRGFIQRRMRTCLKSLVEVLQKTGPQDEQQIKEVKGYKRMKKLVKFTKFKIIRYRSDFTSKLKRIRSRLKIHGFNRFRRKWLTFPIFSSKTKYRKLEKDISLQHN; translated from the exons ATGGCGTGTTTTGAACGTGCATCGCCAGCATTGAAGGAGATTCTGCTCAGATTATACCG AGATGAAAGGGCTATTGATGCCGACCATCACCTTCATGAATTTGGGTCCGTTGAATATTACATTCAG TCATTGGTGTCAGATCCTGATCATACCTACTTATCAATATCAACCCCAATTCTGTCTCAAGCATTCCTGGTCTCAACTCGACTGTCACGCTACACTATACAGAAGGTAAAGGCTATCAGTGCTGAAGTTGTGGAGATCGTTGAGCCTCCAAAAGAAGGGTATCAGCTGACTATACGACTCAATTTTGCTAGAATGCCGCATGGTAAAG AGTCTATAAAAATGATCACAGACATTGCTGCTGTGCAAGGTGTAATTCTGAGTTCTCAGCTGGAAGAAATGCTGATGAATGTGAATTCACAAGATGTGGCTCAAGGGATGTACAAACCAATTAAACTTGTTTATCACCCAAGAGAGCCGTTTTATGTCATAAAACAG CCCCAGAAAATCACGGCAGTATTCCCAATGCGTTTTAAGGAGAAAACAGATGTGATTATAGCAACAACTTTCTTCCAG GAACTCATGGATGTTGCAAATACAAAAGCATGTGCCAAGGCACCCCATTGCATCTGGTCCCCTATTCCACCTCCTGAGCTAAGAGGAGAAGCAATTGAAGACTTAAGCACAAACGGAGGATTTGTCTCTTTTG ATATCTCGTCCCGCCACATTGAAGGCAAAAGGCTAGACAAGACTGTGTGGAACCTTCTGAACTTTTACGCATTTGTGAAAAATCATGTAAAG AGCACTCGAGGATTCATACAAAGAAGGATGAGAACATGTCTGAAGAGCCTGGTTGAG GTCTTACAGAAAACAGGACCTCAAGATGAGCAACAGATTAAAGAGGTGAAAG GATACAAGCGCATGAAAAAGTTGGTAAAgttcacaaaattcaaaataatcagATATAGAAGTGATTTCACCAGTAAACTTAAGAGGATTCGTTCGAGATTAAAAATCCACGGGTTCAACCGTTTTCGTCGAAAATGGTTGACATTCCCCATCTTCTCCTCCAAGACAAAATACAGAAAGCtggaaaaagatatttctcTACAACACAATTAA
- the LOC125851285 gene encoding heterogeneous nuclear ribonucleoprotein 1-like, whose product MDSDQGKLFIGGISWETTEEKLKEYFQGYGDVLQTVVMRDKISGKPRGFGFVVFADPNVLDRVLQDEHVIDGRTVDAKRALSREEQQGSKSGNTNSARNFGGGGNTRTKKIFVGGLPPTLTEEGFRQYFESFGNVTDVVIMYDQQTNRPRGFGFISFDSEDAVDRVLQKSFHDLNGKQVEVKKALPKDANPGAGGRSMGGGGGSGMGGGSYQGYGGSGNNPSSYDSRMDSNRYMQTQNAGAGYPYGSSGYGTPGYGYGPSNNGMGYGGYGSYGGANPGYGGANPGYGAAAVAAAYGNPNAASAGYGSGPAGGPRSTWGSQGPSGYGNMGYGNAPWGAANAGGGGGGPASGGSGQSPTGTAGYGNQGYGYGGYAGNEGAYGNQSGYGAVGRASGAPSGNSPVGGGAAGDMQSGAGGYMNSGYADASGNSSYGNSAWRSDNSQSSGNYGAAPNGAHGGQVGYGGGYGGAPSRQAQQQ is encoded by the exons ATGGATTCAGATCAAGGAAAGCTTTTTATTGGTGGGATTTCATGGGAAACAACTGAGGAGAAGCTTAAGGAGTATTTTCAAGGATATGGAGATGTTTTGCAGACAGTTGTTATGAGGGATAAGATTTCTGGGAAGCCAAGAGGATTTGGGTTTGTTGTTTTTGCAGATCCTAATGTTCTTGATAGGGTTCTTCAAGATGAACATGTTATTGATGGCCGTACG GTTGATGCTAAGAGGGCCTTATCGAGAGAGGAGCAGCAGGGCTCAAAATCTGGAAACACAAATAGTGCCAGAAATTTTGGAGGTGGTGGAAATACCAGGACCAAGAAAATTTTTGTTGGGGGATTGCCTCCCACTTTGACCGAGGAAGGATTCAGACAATATTTTGAAAGTTTTGGTAATGTCACTGATGTAGTAATTATGTATGACCAGCAGACCAACCGACCTCGTGGGTTTGGTTTCATCTCATTTGATTCCGAAGATGCAGTAGATAGAGTTTTACAGAAGTCCTTTCATGATCTGAATGGTAAACAGGTAGAAGTAAAGAAAGCTCTTCCTAAAGATGCTAATCCCGGTGCTGGTGGCCGTTCCATGGGCGGCGGAGGTGGTAGTGGTATGGGTGGTGGAAGTTATCAGGGGTATGGTGGATCAGGTAACAATCCCAGTTCTTATGACAGTAGAATGGATTCCAACAGGTACATGCAAACTCAAAATGCTGGAGCTGGCTATCCTTATGGTTCATCTGGGTATGGTACCCCAGGATACGGCTATGGGCCATCCAACAATGGTATGGGCTATGGTGGTTATGGAAGTTATGGCGGAGCAAATCCGGGCTATGGGGGTGCCAATCCTGGCTATGGTGCTGCTGCAGTTGCTGCAGCCTATGGAAATCCAAATGCAGCCAGTGCTGGTTATGGAAGTGGTCCAGCGGGTGGACCAAGAAGCACATGGGGCTCTCAGGGTCCTTCTGGGTATGGGAATATGGGCTATGGTAATGCCCCTTGGGGTGCTGCAAAtgctggtggtggtggtggtggaccTGCTAGTGGAGGATCTGGTCAATCTCCAACTGGAACCGCAGGATATGGGAATCAAGGTTATGGTTATGGGGGTTATGCTGGTAATGAGGGTGCTTATGGAAATCAATCTGGTTATGGTGCTGTTGGACGTGCTAGTGGTGCTCCTAGTGGTAACTCACCTGTTGGAGGTGGTGCTGCAGGAGACATGCAATCAGGTGCTGGGGGTTACATGAACAGTGGCTATGCTGATGCAAGTGGAAACTCTAGCTATGGGAATTCAGCATGGAGATCTGATAATTCACAAAGTTCTGGTAATTATGGTGCTGCACCAAATGGAGCTCATGGTGGCCAAGTTGGATATGGTGGTGGATATGGAGGTGCCCCCAGTCGGCAAGCTCAGCAGCAGTGA
- the LOC125851270 gene encoding actin-related protein 2/3 complex subunit 2B isoform X2, translating into MACFERASPALKEILLRLYRDERAIDADHHLHEFGSVEYYIQSLVSDPDHTYLSISTPILSQAFLVSTRLSRYTIQKVKAISAEVVEIVEPPKEGYQLTIRLNFARMPHESIKMITDIAAVQGVILSSQLEEMLMNVNSQDVAQGMYKPIKLVYHPREPFYVIKQPQKITAVFPMRFKEKTDVIIATTFFQELMDVANTKACAKAPHCIWSPIPPPELRGEAIEDLSTNGGFVSFDISSRHIEGKRLDKTVWNLLNFYAFVKNHVKSTRGFIQRRMRTCLKSLVEVLQKTGPQDEQQIKEVKGYKRMKKLVKFTKFKIIRYRSDFTSKLKRIRSRLKIHGFNRFRRKWLTFPIFSSKTKYRKLEKDISLQHN; encoded by the exons ATGGCGTGTTTTGAACGTGCATCGCCAGCATTGAAGGAGATTCTGCTCAGATTATACCG AGATGAAAGGGCTATTGATGCCGACCATCACCTTCATGAATTTGGGTCCGTTGAATATTACATTCAG TCATTGGTGTCAGATCCTGATCATACCTACTTATCAATATCAACCCCAATTCTGTCTCAAGCATTCCTGGTCTCAACTCGACTGTCACGCTACACTATACAGAAGGTAAAGGCTATCAGTGCTGAAGTTGTGGAGATCGTTGAGCCTCCAAAAGAAGGGTATCAGCTGACTATACGACTCAATTTTGCTAGAATGCCGCATG AGTCTATAAAAATGATCACAGACATTGCTGCTGTGCAAGGTGTAATTCTGAGTTCTCAGCTGGAAGAAATGCTGATGAATGTGAATTCACAAGATGTGGCTCAAGGGATGTACAAACCAATTAAACTTGTTTATCACCCAAGAGAGCCGTTTTATGTCATAAAACAG CCCCAGAAAATCACGGCAGTATTCCCAATGCGTTTTAAGGAGAAAACAGATGTGATTATAGCAACAACTTTCTTCCAG GAACTCATGGATGTTGCAAATACAAAAGCATGTGCCAAGGCACCCCATTGCATCTGGTCCCCTATTCCACCTCCTGAGCTAAGAGGAGAAGCAATTGAAGACTTAAGCACAAACGGAGGATTTGTCTCTTTTG ATATCTCGTCCCGCCACATTGAAGGCAAAAGGCTAGACAAGACTGTGTGGAACCTTCTGAACTTTTACGCATTTGTGAAAAATCATGTAAAG AGCACTCGAGGATTCATACAAAGAAGGATGAGAACATGTCTGAAGAGCCTGGTTGAG GTCTTACAGAAAACAGGACCTCAAGATGAGCAACAGATTAAAGAGGTGAAAG GATACAAGCGCATGAAAAAGTTGGTAAAgttcacaaaattcaaaataatcagATATAGAAGTGATTTCACCAGTAAACTTAAGAGGATTCGTTCGAGATTAAAAATCCACGGGTTCAACCGTTTTCGTCGAAAATGGTTGACATTCCCCATCTTCTCCTCCAAGACAAAATACAGAAAGCtggaaaaagatatttctcTACAACACAATTAA
- the LOC125851268 gene encoding uncharacterized protein LOC125851268, with protein MDTKNNKDFKGEKIQYVDSVEALPNSVLNGGKDEDDESKALLPPRKGGLSKKIAKPKRKVQWNDTNGNKLTEVLEFEPSDASDSDDDDSDACICRIM; from the exons ATGGATACAAAGAATAATAAAGATTTTAAAGGGGAGAAAATTCAGTATGTTGATAGTGTGGAAGCTCTTCCTAATTCTGTGTTGAATGGTGGaaaagatgaagatgatgaGTCTAAAGCATTGTTGCCTCCTAGGAAAGGTGGATTGTCAAAAAAGATAGCTAAGCCAAAGAGAAAAGTTCAGTGGAATGATACAAATGGGAATAAACTTACTGAGGTTTTGGAATTTGAGCCaag tgatgcaagtgactcgGATGACGATGATTCAGATGCTTGCATTTGTAGGATAATGTAG
- the LOC125851267 gene encoding histone H2A.Z-specific chaperone CHZ1 encodes MGCFLGCFGFTNKKQKRIKPCNKFQVHQKYVPLDSEKEIVIDSANSEPRDKPKESSKRKVKKKVSFNLDVKTYERIQDDENNTTYFPEEEEEKTNKQETAKASMSMYPSSHRYYNCNNSYDEEEDEITLEDSDIDDLDDEEEEEEDYGVSDDNDDDVGGNECANSLHIETENKYGHVEKLNKDESNEASRNHRNSVLLPVENLTQWKAVKAKGAQQVKHQKENIIKLDGKQELPLIAKPVNTHCVDLNPKNNSKAKPKPQGHDIPVDASLSNWMVSARTTSVNDSAMYYIQDRAADQVVLDEVNVI; translated from the exons atgggatgttttCTTGGATGTTTTGGTTTTACAAACAAGAAACAAAAGCGTATAAAGCCTTGTAACAAGTTTCAA GTGCATCAAAAGTATGTACCACTGGATTCTGAGAAGGAAATTGTTATAGATTCAGCAAATTCTGAGCCCAG GGATAAGCCAAAAGAATCCTCAAAACGTAAGGTGAAAAAGAAAGTGAGCTTCAATTTGGATGTGAAGACTTATGAGAGAATTCAAGATGATGAAAACAACACAACATATTTCccagaggaagaagaggagaagacaAATAAACAAGAGACAGCCAAAGCAAGTATGTCTATGTACCCTTCGAGTCATCGATACTATAACTGCAACAATAGCTACGATGAGGAGGAAGACGAGATAACACTTGAGGACAGTGATATCGACGATCTTGatgacgaagaagaagaagaagaagactatGGTGTTAGTGATGacaatgatgatgatgttggTGGTAATGAATGTGCAAATTCTTTGCATATTGAAACAGAAAACAAGTATGGACATGTTGAAAAACTGAACAAAGATGAATCGAATGAAGCAAGTCGAAATCATAGGAATTCTGTGCTTCTTCCAGTTGAAAATCTCACTCAATGGAAAGCAGTTAAAGCAAAAGGAGCACAGCAAGTGAAGCATCAGAAGGAAAACATAATCAAATTGGATGGAAAACAAGAATTGCCCTTGATTGCAAAACCAGTAAACACCCATTGTGTGGACCTAAATCCCAAGAACAACTCTAAGGCTAAGCCTAAGCCTCAAGGACATGATATTCCAGTTGATGCCAGCCTCTCTAACTGGATGGTTTCAGCAAGAACAACATCAGTAAATGACTCAGCTATGTATTACATTCAAGATAGAGCTGCAGATCAAGTCGTGCTCGATGAAGTCAATGTCATATAA